In Phlebotomus papatasi isolate M1 chromosome 1, Ppap_2.1, whole genome shotgun sequence, the following proteins share a genomic window:
- the LOC129798903 gene encoding uncharacterized protein LOC129798903 gives MKHLIPVLFVLTACTMTSARRCYICGNGSEEPFRTGGRGRGVRETEARIKSSVSCTEFERSSSMDQFIMECPNDFVGCITQIDGNEIVRTCDSLPLNDCQTANGVKYCYCNTDLCNGKLVTPPTRNVNENRQKNHRAPADEDEDITDDEDFMEASGMGNDPMSRENDRNTLDSSNYDDSMWSTANIQLTTRHPSPKSSKSAHTSVNIPIFALVHLLLLFLIVQ, from the exons CTTGTACAATGACATCAGCAAGAAGATGCTACATCTGTGGAAATGGTTCTGAAGAGCCATTTCGAACTGGAGGACGTGGTCGAGGAGTACGTGAAACAGAAGCACGGATCAAATCATCAGTTTCATGCACCGAATTTGAAAGAAGTTCATCGATGGATCAATTTATAATGGAATGTCCAAATGATTTTGTCGGATGTATCACCCAAATTGATG GTAACGAAATAGTTCGTACATGCGACAGTCTCCCACTGAATGATTGTCAGACAGCAAATGGGGTAAAATATTGCTATTGTAACACGGATTTGTGCAATGGAAAATTGGTGACACCACCCACAAGGAATGTAAATGAGAATCGTCAGAAAAATCACCGTGCCCCCGCCGATGAAGATGAAGACATCACGGATGATGAGGATTTCATGGAAGCATCCGGAATGGGAAATGATCCCATGTCGAGGGAAAATGACAGGAATACCCTTGATAGTAGCAACTACGACGATTCTATGTGGTCCACAGCAAATATTCAACTCACAACACGCCATCCCAGCCCCAAGTCATCCAAAAGTGCACATACTTCTGTGAATATACCCATATTTGCACTCGTCCACCTCCTCCTGCTCTTCCTGATAGTTCAATAA